catatcatatttaTTAGTTTTTCTTGGTACACGAATCGCAATCACGATGCAAAACAAAACATGACATTAATAATCAATCCCTAGGGTGTATATATAATGCCCCCCCATTAGCattcactttttcttttattatcaTATTATTACTTACTCTTTCTCTTATCTTCATAtcacatcatttatcatatctcTTTTTATTCTTATCTCTAAATGTGGCGTGGAACTAAGGTGTCAGTTTAATAACATAACATAAATGGACAAAACAAAACCGTCCTGATTCTTGTATCCAccccctttttttctttttatcacatatcatatttattaattttctctCGTGTGGTACATGAACCATGATATAAAAGAAAACGCTTCAACGGTTTAGTATTTAAAAATTTTCAACAAGGAAATTAATTGtgtgataaataataattaagacatttccactcactttttctttttatcatactTTTACCGTTTTACTTACCATTTCTCTTATCTTTATATTATATCACTTATCatatctcttttattttttctccttttattcttaTCTCTCTAAATGTGGGGGTGCAACTAAAGTGCTAGTGTAATAACTTAACATAAATGGACAAGTTCAAAAACGAAAAATCATAAATGGacaaaacaaaaccatcatgatTCGTGTATCCACCCTGTTTTTTttacatcacatatcatatttaTTAGTTTTTCTTGGTACACGAATCGCAATCACGATGCAAAACAAAACAAGACATTAATAATCAATCCCTAGGGTGTATATATAATGCCCCCCCCATTAGCattcactttttcttttattatcaTATTATTACTTACTCTTTCTCTTATCTTCATAtcacatcatttatcatatctcTTTTTATTCTTATCTCTAAATGTGGCGTGGAACTAAGGTGTCAGTTTAATAACATAACATAAATGGACAAAACAAAACCGTCCTGATTCTTGTATCCAccccctttttttctttttatcacatatcatatttattaattttctctCGTGTGGTACATGAACCATGATATAAAAGAAAACGCTTCAACGGTTTAGTATTTAAAAATTTTCAACAAGGAAATTAATTGtgtgataaataataattaagacatttccactcactttttatttttatcatactTTTACCGTTTTACTTACCATTTCTCTTATCTTTATATTATATCACTTATCatatctcttttattttttctccttttattcttaTCTCTCTAAATGTGGGGGTGGAACTAAAGTGCTAGTGTAATAACTTAACATAAATGGACGAGTTCAAAAACGAAAAATCATAAATGGacaaaacaaaaccatcatgatTCGTGTATCcaccctgtttttttttttacatcacatatcatatttaTTAGTTTTTCTTGGTACACGAATCGCAATCACGATGCAAAACAAAACAAGACACTAGTAATCAATCCCTAGGGTGTATATATaatgcccccccccccccacactcGATCATTAGCTACCAGAACTTGAAATACATTGAACAAGTTGAAAATGTTACGACGCCATGCTCCTGAAATTCATTCGTTGCTgtctgattctgaaactgaGTCTGATGATAATTATGAGGTTCGAAGGACTGGTGATGTGAATGGACCAAGAAACAGATCAGGTGGAGAAGGTGGGGATGACAGATCTAAGAGAAATACAAAGGGGAAAACAAAAGTACTTTCAGATACCAAAGCTGATGAAGACCAAGGTTAGTAAACCCTAGCTATTAGTCAATAATTTGCTATACATTTGATAATTACTTTTCAGTcgccatttttttcttacagTTTTCTACTCATCAAATGATTTTGATTTCTGAAAAATAGAATTAGTGTTCAGTATTATTATTAATACTATTTTATctgcaatattttttttgggagtgatttttttttcagtgaTTGATCCTTTCTGGGACACATCTACCATCTTATGTAATCAGCTTTAGATCAAGTAacccaaattaattttttaataacatGTATTTTTGCACTTCTCAATGTCTAACCCAATACCAAGTAGATTTTTTATTAGATTAAGTTACACAAACAACAATGATATCAATAAATTAAAGATCTAGCCCTGATTGACAATTGATACACTAAGAATAATACGATCGTTTGAGCTTTCATTGAGTGAGAGCAATCTAATAGATCGAGTGCCCCCATTTCTTCTACTTGTTTTCAACTAAACTTTTCTGGGTCGTTTGCTTGTGGTTCTTTGGTGTGGTGGGCTGTTTTGCTTGGTTGCGATTGTGTTCTTCCAGGATTGTCTTTGTTGttacgttgttgatttgttcttgGGATTATTGATTTTATTCCACTATCGGTGCTTTGTGGGGACAGTTGTTTTTTTGCATGAGTTTGATTTTGTTTGGAGTCCTATTTCCCTTTAAAGCTTGCTTGTGTATGTTTTTCTTAATcctccacacacacacacacacatatatatatatatatatatatatatatacatttttctttaaaaatataacaaacaaagaggaaattgaagaaatAAAAACTCACTGATTAGCTTTAGATTTTCTGAACCTATAGAAATCTGGTATCGATCGAGAGAGGTAGGGAgagaaaatttcaaaaaaatgtaGAGAGTATAAAACAGTGAACGGTGCCAAAAGTAGTGCAGTGATCGCATGCAGCCAGTATCTTTAACACGCCTAGGAATAGATATATGTAGCATGAAGTTTGCAAGGTAATATTAGGCGCGCGTATGTAGATAATCCACTTATGAGTAGCCCAATGAACAAATATATGATAAGCGACATTGAGACAAGGAAGTACAATACACTTAGAGAACCAAATACTACATTTCCACATAAAACCTTAAACCTTAAGGCATTGGGTATGTAGCTAGATCTTTAATTTTCTCATACATCATTTTCACCTGTTCTTAAATACAGTTAGACTccaatatatataacatttcTATTATTATTCTCTGTTGCCAACCCGATGTGTCATAATGATGACTTTCCATTGCTAACATCCAAGTTTCCTCTGTTAATTGGATTCTATAGATTGGGTCTTCAACATTAAATTGCTAGATACTTCAATCTCGTTATATGAGACATCAAAAATGTATCATTAAACAAACTGATTGCATTATTGCCAATCCTGTCTaatgatttttaaattaaaacttatAGTTTCACATTTTATCTTCTTAATGTTCCTCTCACTTCTAATGAAAACAATTGATATTCTGCAATGCAGAGAATTTAGAGGAGCTTGCAAAGAAATACCAGAAACAAATCAAGATAATGCCTATTCCTGCAGGTCGTATAGAAAATGGTATATTTTTCACCTGGGAAGAATTGGCAAAGAGCTTGAGGATCTTGTATGGTCAACCAATACATTATCTCACTTACAAGCTTATTAAGCAATGGGACGAGGCCATGATTGGCAATGGAGATGAAAAGAAGGCATTGGTTGCCATGTTCGGCTTTAGCAAGGCAGAATCCACTATATGGGGTGTTGAAAATATCCATAGGCTCACAACTTCTCCTACTCAGCTTGCAAAGCTTTGGCTTGAGGACCCAAATTACCATGCAGCTGTTGCTGAAGTTCTTCCACCTCCTTGAAGATCAATGAAGCAGTGTTGCTGTCTAAGGAACTTTGTTATTCAAGTTCAACCAATCACTAGTACCTGagatgttttatttttatttctttatggAAAAAACTTGCTTTGAGAAACTATTTCCATGTGTTGTTGATTTTAAGGTTTGTTTGTGCTTGATTTGTTTGTGACTTGTGCTCTTCAATTTCCATCTAGTGATATGGTATTTTGTTATGACATTTTGGATGTTGCACCTAATATTTGATTTCAAAGTGCTTGTTTTCTCTTATGACATGTTGCTCTCTACCTTCATGAAAATTAATACTATATTTTACAGGGTTTATAGGGTTGATGAGATATAATTGGAAGGATATCTTTTACCTTCAAATTTGATAGCCAGCTGAAATGAGCATATAGGATCTTGAtcccatttcttttttttaaggcAGTTAGAGAACTTCTTTATAACTCCTGTTGGAATTTAGTGACTTATATCCTAGTTGGGCctttcttttcccttttctGTAGATATGATGAAACTCTATGGCCCCATGGTCGTCCCTCATCCGAAGAATCGGCTGAATAACCTCATCATACTGGTAAGAACTGGTATGCATATCACCTGAATGACTAGCTTGCATAACACCCAACACCTGGATAACCTTCATCGAGTCTGACTCATAAAATTAATACTATCTATGATAAATTtcttaacaaataaataaaaattattttttaaatgattaTAGAACAATTCAATGATTTTAATTCTTAAACAGTTATGTTAAATTAATGCATTAGTAGTGTGCCTTCCTTTGTAACTATTAGTATTGTTTTTTTAAACCAACTTCTATTAGTAttgtactttcaaaaaaaatgtattgtaacaaaaaaaattaatgtattaGTATGATACGTGTTGGGTGATAATATTTCAGTCATTTTTAATATAAGAATTTAaatcatatatttattaatttcatttcctttttatTCCCATAAATTCGTAATTATTATATTTCCTTCAAGTCATTAAACTTTAGTCCTTTATCCTCAGCTTAGCAAAAATGTCTTCAACAATCCAAcgacttaatatttaaaatttccaACAAAGAATTAATTGTGTGATAAATAGTTAATACATTAACATTCACCTTTTCTTTTATGGGATCATATTATTACTTACTCTTTCTCTTATCTTCATTTCACATCATTTATTATATCTCTTTTT
This is a stretch of genomic DNA from Lotus japonicus ecotype B-129 chromosome 1, LjGifu_v1.2. It encodes these proteins:
- the LOC130717885 gene encoding protein RDM1-like; translated protein: MLRRHAPEIHSLLSDSETESDDNYEVRRTGDVNGPRNRSGGEGGDDRSKRNTKGKTKVLSDTKADEDQENLEELAKKYQKQIKIMPIPAGRIENGIFFTWEELAKSLRILYGQPIHYLTYKLIKQWDEAMIGNGDEKKALVAMFGFSKAESTIWGVENIHRLTTSPTQLAKLWLEDPNYHAAVAEVLPPP